The Drosophila teissieri strain GT53w chromosome X, Prin_Dtei_1.1, whole genome shotgun sequence genome has a segment encoding these proteins:
- the LOC122623003 gene encoding NADH dehydrogenase [ubiquinone] 1 beta subcomplex subunit 8, mitochondrial has protein sequence MSAFVKTVCLAQKLCAANPAVARQAIRSMAGWNKDYKPGPYPQTEKERLAAAKKYYLLPEEYKPYADDGLGYGDYPKTGGGLGVEAKDSYYPWDYPEHKRNHHEPISADHDLYSEDRWSQAEPPRYSNAYYFVCFLGVMSGCLALYYWLEDKKMYRPVAAKQFPSDGVKHYTFEK, from the exons ATGTCGGCGTTTGTGAAAACCGTGTGCCTGGCCCAAAAGCTGTGCGCCGCCAATCCCGCCGTGGCACGCCAGGCGATCCGCAGCA TGGCTGGCTGGAACAAGGACTACAAGCCGGGTCCGTATCCACAGACGGAGAAGGAGCGTCTGGCGGCGGCCAAGAAGTACTATCTGCTGCCGGAGGAGTACAAACCGTATGCTGACGACGGTCTGGGCTACGGAGACTATCCCAAAACGGGCGGCGGTCTGGGCGTTGAGGCCAAGGACTCGTATTATCCCTGGGATTATCCGGAGCACAAGCGCAACCACCACGAGCCC ATCTCGGCGGATCATGATCTGTACAGCGAGGATCGCTGGTCGCAGGCCGAACCGCCGCGCTACAGCAACGCGTACTACTTTGTCTGCTTCCTGGGCGTCATGTCCGGCTGCCTGGCACTGTACTACTGGCTGGAGGACAAGAAGATGTACCGCCCCGTGGCCGCCAAGCAATTTCCCAGCGATGGCGTCAAGCACTACACCTTCGAGAAGTAG
- the LOC122623002 gene encoding fumarate hydratase, mitochondrial isoform X1: MVLPLLQRSTLRGVQQMTKPWAVIGSLRLASQEFRVESDTFGELKVPADKYYGAQTMRSQINFPIGGATERMPKPVVQAMGILKKAAAEVNKEFGLDTKVSEAISKAADDVISGKLYDDHFPLVIWQTGSGTQSNMNVNEVISNRAIELLGGKLGSKTPVHPNDHVNKSQSSNDTFPTAIHISVALELNNNLKPAIKTLHDALRAKSEEFKDIIKIGRTHTMDAVPLTLGQEFSGYAQQLAYAQERIDACLPRVYELALGGTAVGTGLNTRKGFAEKCAAKIAQLTSLPFVTAPNKFEALAARDAMVEVHGVLNTIAVSLMKIANDIRFLGSGPRCGLGELSLPENEPGSSIMPGKVNPTQCESLTMLSAQVMGNQVAVTIGGSNGHFELNVFKPLIVSNVLRSIRLLSDGSRTFTANCVNGIQANRENIAKIMNESLMLVTALNPHIGYDKAAKIAKTAHKNGTTLKEEAINLGYLTEQQFNDWVRPEQMLGPK, translated from the exons ATGGTGCTACCGCTATTGCAACGCTCCACGCTTCGTGGCGTTCAACAAATGACGAAACCTTGGGCCGTCATTGGAAGTTTGCGTCTG GCCTCCCAGGAGTTTCGCGTGGAGAGCGACACCTTCGGCGAACTGAAGGTGCCCGCGGATAAATACTATGGCGCCCAGACGATGCGATCCCAGATCAACTTCCCCATCGGCGGAGCCACCGAGCGGATGCCC AAACCCGTGGTGCAGGCCATGGGCATCCTGAAGAAGGCCGCCGCCGAGGTGAACAAGGAGTTCGGACTGGACACCAAGGTGAGCGAGGCCATCTCGAAGGCGGCCGACGATGTGATCTCCGGCAAGCTGTACGACGACCACTTCCCGCTGGTCATCTGGCAGACGGGTTCCGGCACCCAGAGCAACATGAATGTGAATGAG GTGATCAGCAATCGCGCCATTGAGCTGCTGGGCGGCAAACTGGGCAGCAAGACGCCCGTGCATCCCAACGATCATGTGAACAAGTCGCAGAGCTCCAACGACACCTTCCCCACCGCCATTCACATTTCGGTGGCCCTGGAGCTGAACAACAACCTCAAGCCGGCGATCAAGACGCTGCACGATGCGCTGCGCGCCAAGTCCGAGGAGTTCAAGGACATCATCAAGATCGGACGCACCCACACCATGGACGCGGTGCCACTGACGCTGGGCCAGGAGTTCAGCGGCTATGCCCAGCAGTTGGCCTACGCCCAGGAGCGCATCGATGCCTGCCTGCCGCGTGTCTATGAGCTGGCTCTGGGCGGCACTGCCGTGGGAACTGGTCTCAACACACGCAAGGGATTCGCCGAGAAGTGCGCGGCCAAGATCGCCCAGCTGACTAGCCTGCCATTCGTCACCGCGCCCAACAAGTTCGAGGCCCTGGCTGCTCGCGATGCCATGGTGGAGGTGCATGGTGTGCTCAACACGATCGCCGTCAGCCTGATGAAGATCGCCAACGATATCCGTTTCCTTGGCTCCGGTCCGCGTTGCGGTTTGGGCGAGCTGTCGCTGCCGGAGAACGAACCCGGTAGCTCCATCATGCCCGGCAAGGTGAATCCCACGCAGTGCGAGTCGCTGACGATGCTCTCCGCCCAGGTGATGGGCAACCAGGTGGCCGTGACCATCGGTGGCTCCAACGGGCACTTTGAACTCAATGTCTTCAAGCCCCTGATCGTGTCCAATGTGCTGCGCTCCATCCGGCTGTTGT CTGACGGCAGCAGGACCTTCACTGCCAACTGCGTGAATGGCATCCAGGCCAACCGCGAGAACATTGCCAAGATCATGAACGAGTCGCTGATGCTGGTGACCGCACTGAATCCCCACATCGGCTACGACAAGGCGGCGAAGATCGCGAAGACGGCGCACAAGAATGGCACCACCCTCAAGGAGGAGGCCATCAATCTGGGCTACCTCACGGAGCAGCAGTTCAACGACTGGGTGCGACCCGAACAGATGCTGGGACCCAAGTGA
- the LOC122623002 gene encoding fumarate hydratase, mitochondrial isoform X2 translates to MASQEFRVESDTFGELKVPADKYYGAQTMRSQINFPIGGATERMPKPVVQAMGILKKAAAEVNKEFGLDTKVSEAISKAADDVISGKLYDDHFPLVIWQTGSGTQSNMNVNEVISNRAIELLGGKLGSKTPVHPNDHVNKSQSSNDTFPTAIHISVALELNNNLKPAIKTLHDALRAKSEEFKDIIKIGRTHTMDAVPLTLGQEFSGYAQQLAYAQERIDACLPRVYELALGGTAVGTGLNTRKGFAEKCAAKIAQLTSLPFVTAPNKFEALAARDAMVEVHGVLNTIAVSLMKIANDIRFLGSGPRCGLGELSLPENEPGSSIMPGKVNPTQCESLTMLSAQVMGNQVAVTIGGSNGHFELNVFKPLIVSNVLRSIRLLSDGSRTFTANCVNGIQANRENIAKIMNESLMLVTALNPHIGYDKAAKIAKTAHKNGTTLKEEAINLGYLTEQQFNDWVRPEQMLGPK, encoded by the exons ATG GCCTCCCAGGAGTTTCGCGTGGAGAGCGACACCTTCGGCGAACTGAAGGTGCCCGCGGATAAATACTATGGCGCCCAGACGATGCGATCCCAGATCAACTTCCCCATCGGCGGAGCCACCGAGCGGATGCCC AAACCCGTGGTGCAGGCCATGGGCATCCTGAAGAAGGCCGCCGCCGAGGTGAACAAGGAGTTCGGACTGGACACCAAGGTGAGCGAGGCCATCTCGAAGGCGGCCGACGATGTGATCTCCGGCAAGCTGTACGACGACCACTTCCCGCTGGTCATCTGGCAGACGGGTTCCGGCACCCAGAGCAACATGAATGTGAATGAG GTGATCAGCAATCGCGCCATTGAGCTGCTGGGCGGCAAACTGGGCAGCAAGACGCCCGTGCATCCCAACGATCATGTGAACAAGTCGCAGAGCTCCAACGACACCTTCCCCACCGCCATTCACATTTCGGTGGCCCTGGAGCTGAACAACAACCTCAAGCCGGCGATCAAGACGCTGCACGATGCGCTGCGCGCCAAGTCCGAGGAGTTCAAGGACATCATCAAGATCGGACGCACCCACACCATGGACGCGGTGCCACTGACGCTGGGCCAGGAGTTCAGCGGCTATGCCCAGCAGTTGGCCTACGCCCAGGAGCGCATCGATGCCTGCCTGCCGCGTGTCTATGAGCTGGCTCTGGGCGGCACTGCCGTGGGAACTGGTCTCAACACACGCAAGGGATTCGCCGAGAAGTGCGCGGCCAAGATCGCCCAGCTGACTAGCCTGCCATTCGTCACCGCGCCCAACAAGTTCGAGGCCCTGGCTGCTCGCGATGCCATGGTGGAGGTGCATGGTGTGCTCAACACGATCGCCGTCAGCCTGATGAAGATCGCCAACGATATCCGTTTCCTTGGCTCCGGTCCGCGTTGCGGTTTGGGCGAGCTGTCGCTGCCGGAGAACGAACCCGGTAGCTCCATCATGCCCGGCAAGGTGAATCCCACGCAGTGCGAGTCGCTGACGATGCTCTCCGCCCAGGTGATGGGCAACCAGGTGGCCGTGACCATCGGTGGCTCCAACGGGCACTTTGAACTCAATGTCTTCAAGCCCCTGATCGTGTCCAATGTGCTGCGCTCCATCCGGCTGTTGT CTGACGGCAGCAGGACCTTCACTGCCAACTGCGTGAATGGCATCCAGGCCAACCGCGAGAACATTGCCAAGATCATGAACGAGTCGCTGATGCTGGTGACCGCACTGAATCCCCACATCGGCTACGACAAGGCGGCGAAGATCGCGAAGACGGCGCACAAGAATGGCACCACCCTCAAGGAGGAGGCCATCAATCTGGGCTACCTCACGGAGCAGCAGTTCAACGACTGGGTGCGACCCGAACAGATGCTGGGACCCAAGTGA
- the LOC122623001 gene encoding probable fumarate hydratase, mitochondrial, whose product MLKQINGLSLGRRNLWLLGGGLRAKDCDKGGKGKENAKFRMEKDTFGELKVPADKLYGAQTMRSKLNFPIGDIAERMPMPVIQAMGILKKACAEVNKDYGLDGKVSDAVSCACDDVISGKLYKQGHFPLVIWQTGSGTQTNMNTNEVISNAAIKMMGGELGSKKPVHPNDHVNKSQSSNDTFPTAIHISVGMELNERLVPAVTHLRDALKSKSDEFKDIIKIGRTHLMDAVPLTLGQEFSGYTQQLTNGLDRIKGCLPRVYELALGGTAVGTGLNTRKGFAEKVAKRISELTCLPFVTAPNKFEALAARDAMVEVHGVLNTIAVSLMKIANDIRLLGSGPRCGLGELMLPENEPGSSIMPGKVNPTQCESMTMLCAQVMGNQVAVTIGGSNGHFELNVFKPLVVSNVLRSIRLLADGSMTFSKNCVEGLQANKERIDKIMNESLMLVTALNPHIGYDKAALIAKTAHKNKTTLKEEALKTGITEEQFKEWVNPKEMLGPK is encoded by the exons ATGCTGAAGCAAATCAATGGCCTGAGTTTGGGTAGGCGCAATCTCTGGTTGCTTGGCGGTGGCCTCCGTGCCAAGGAT TGCGACAAGGGCGGCAAGGGCAAGGAGAATGCCAAGTTCCGCATGGAGAAGGACACCTTTGGGGAGCTGAAGGTGCCGGCGGACAAGCTGTACGGAGCGCAGACGATGCGCTCCAAGCTGAATTTTCCCATTGGCGACATTGCCGAACGCATGCCG ATGCCGGTGATCCAGGCGATGGGCATACTGAAGAAGGCCTGCGCCGAGGTGAACAAGGATTACGGCCTGGATGGCAAGGTGTCGGATGCAGTGTCCTGCGCCTGTGACGATGTCATTTCCGGCAAGCTATACAAGCAGGGTCACTTCCCATTGGTCATCTGGCAAACTGGCTCGGGCACCCAGACCAATATGAACACCAACGAG GTGATCAGCAATGCGGCCATTAAGATGATGGGTGGCGAGCTGGGCAGCAAGAAGCCCGTGCATCCCAACGATCATGTGAACAAGTCGCAGAGCTCCAACGACACCTTCCCCACCGCCATCCACATCTCGGTGGGCATGGAGCTGAACGAGCGGCTGGTGCCGGCGGTGACCCACTTGAGGGATGCCCTCAAGTCCAAGTCGGATGAGTTCAAGGACATCATCAAGATTGGCCGCACCCATTTGATGGACGCAGTGCCGCTGACTCTGGGCCAGGAGTTCAGCGGCTACACCCAGCAGTTGACCAACGGTCTGGACAGGATCAAGGGCTGTCTGCCGCGCGTGTATGAGCTGGCACTGGGCGGCACTGCCGTGGGAACGGGTCTGAACACACGCAAAGGCTTTGCCGAGAAGGTGGCCAAGCGGATATCCGAGCTCACATGTCTGCCCTTCGTGACGGCGCCCAACAAGTTCGAGGCCCTGGCTGCCCGCGATGCCATGGTGGAGGTGCATGGTGTGCTGAACACGATCGCCGTCAGCCTGATGAAGATCGCCAACGATATCCGGCTGCTGGGCTCGGGTCCGCGTTGCGGCTTGGGTGAACTAATGCTGCCGGAGAACGAGCCCGGTAGCTCCATCATGCCCGGCAAGGTGAATCCCACGCAGTGCGAATCGATGACGATGCTGTGCGCCCAGGTGATGGGCAACCAGGTGGCCGTGACCATCGGTGGCTCCAACGGGCACTTCGAGCTGAACGTATTCAAGCCCCTGGTCGTGTCCAATGTGCTGCGCTCCATTCGGTTGTTGG CTGATGGCAGCATGACCTTCAGCAAGAACTGCGTGGAGGGACTGCAGGCCAATAAGGAGCGGATCGACAAGATCATGAACGAGTCGCTGATGCTGGTGACCGCCCTGAATCCCCACATCGGCTACGACAAGGCCGCTCTGATCGCCAAGACGGCGCACAAGAATAAGACCACGTTGAAGGAGGAGGCACTGAAGACGGGCATTACCGAGGAGCAGTTTAAGGAGTGGGTCAATCCCAAGGAGATGCTGGGACCGAAGTGA
- the LOC122625139 gene encoding serine/threonine-protein kinase Pink1, mitochondrial, translating into MSVRLLTVRLIKHGRYILRSYCKRDIHANILDQNQLKTRSKRGFPLPSTAANVLRTTPQQAAKSVVNVVPRTTSSPAGSPLNASVSSPTSNSGIFRVGQHARKLFIDNILSRVTTTYSEDLRQRATRKLFFGDSAPFFALIGVSLASGSGVLSKEDELEGVCWEIREAASRLQNAWNHDDISDTLDSKFSIDDLEIGPPIAKGCAAVVYAAGFKKDGASEAPQPDAQPPQATPAFAPNSWSAHEMMSPLQNMSRFVHNFGGSVDNIFHYSQPSAASDFVGAQAREQEQQQQQQDQQPKSSAFNVTSPANSDINSSADNYPLALKMMFNYDIQSNALSILRAMYKETVPARQRGMNEASDEWERLLQNQTVHLPPHPNIVCMFGFFCDEVRNFPDGHLLYPVAQPQRINPQGYGRNMSLYLLMKRYDHSLRGLLDNQELSTRTRILLLAQMLEAVNHLSRHGVAHRDLKSDNVLIELQDDAAPVLVLSDFGCCLADKVHGLRLPYVSHDVDKGGNAALMAPEIFNTMPGPFAVLNYGKADLWACGALAYEIFGSRNPFYSSSGGLARERGEMTLSLRNSDYRQDQLPPMSDACPPLLQQLVYNILNPNPSKRVSPDIAANVVQLFLWAPSNWLKAGGMPNSPEILQWLLSLTTKIMCEGRPQLGAGVMPVATSGRRAYVEYLLICSFLARARLRRIRGALNWIQNVVA; encoded by the exons ATGTCTGTGAGACTGCTGACCGTGCGACTGATCAAACATGGTCGCTACATTTTGCGCAGCTATTGTAAACGTGATATACACGCCAACATTTTGGACCAGAATCAATTGAAGACAAGAAGCAAGCGAGGCTTTCCCCTAccctccaccgccgccaatGTGCTGCGG ACAACGCCCCAGCAGGCGGCCAAATCGGTGGTCAATGTAGTGCCCCGCACCACCAGCTCTCCGGCGGGATCGCCGCTTAATGCCAGCGTCAGCAGCCCCACCAGCAACAGTGGAATCTTCCGCGTGGGCCAGCATGCGCGTAAACTATTCATCGACAACATCCTCAGCCGGGTGACCACCACCTACTCGGAGGATCTTCGTCAGCGGGCCACACGCAAGCTCTTCTTTGGGGACTCGGCGCCCTTCTTCGCACTGATTGGCGTCAGCTTGGCCTCCGGATCTGGTGTCCTCAGCAAGGAGGATGAACTGGAGGGCGTGTGCTGGGAGATTCGGGAGGCAGCTAGCCGGCTGCAGAACGCCTGGAATCACGACGATATCTCCGATACGCTGGACAGCAAGTTCAGCATCGATGACTTGGAAATCGGTCCGCCCATTGCCAAAGGTTGTGCCGCTGTTGTCTATGCAGCGGGCTTCAAGAAGGATGGTGCTTCGGAGGCTCCGCAGCCCGATGCGCAGCCGCCGCAGGCAACGCCAGCCTTTGCGCCCAATAGCTGGAGTGCCCACGAGATGATGTCGCCGCTGCAGAACATGTCGCGCTTTGTTCACAACTTTGGCGGCTCTGTGGACAATATCTTCCACTACAGCCAGCCATCGGCGGCCAGTGATTTCGTAGGCGCTCAGGCTAGagaacaggagcagcagcagcaacagcaggatCAGCAGCCCAAGAGCAGTGCCTTCAATGTG ACCTCACCAGCGAATTCAGACATCAACAGCTCTGCGGACAACTATCCACTGGCTCTCAAAATGATGTTCAACTACGACATCCAGAGCAACGCCCTGTCCATCCTGCGTGCCATGTACAAGGAGACAGTGCCGGCCCGCCAGCGCGGCATGAATGAGGCCTCCGATGAGTGGGAACGTTTGCTGCAGAACCAAACCGTGCACCTGCCGCCGCACCCCAACATTGTCTGTATGTTTGGCTTCTTTTGCGACGAGGTGCGCAACTTTCCCGATGGCCACCTCCTGTATCCGGTGGCCCAGCCGCAACGCATCAATCCGCAGGGCTATGGCCGCAACATGTCGCTGTATCTGCTGATGAAACGCTACGATCACAGTCTTCGCGGACTGCTCGATAACCAGGAACTGAGCACGCGCACCCGCATTCTACTGCTGGCCCAAATGCTCGAGGCTGTCAATCATTTGAGTCGTCACGGCGTGGCCCATCGGGACCTGAAGTCCGATAACGTGCTAATCGAGTTGCAGGACGATGCGGCTCCGGTGCTGGTGCTCTCCGATTTTGGCTGCTGTCTGGCTGACAAGGTGCATGGCCTGCGGCTGCCGTACGTTTCGCATGACGTCGACAAGGGCGGCAATGCGGCGCTGATGGCGCCGGAGATCTTTAATACGATGCCTGGTCCGTTTGCCGTGCTCAATTACGGCAAGGCGGATCTGTGGGCCTGTGGTGCATTGGCCTACGAGATCTTTGGCAGCCGCAATCCGTTCTATTCGAGCAGCGGTGGGCTGGCGCGCGAGCGCGGTGAGATGACGCTTTCGCTGAGGAACAGCGATTACCGGCAGGACCAACTGCCGCCAATGAGCGATGCCTGCCCGCCGCTGTTGCAACAGCTGGTCTACAACATCCTCAATCCCAACCCGTCCAAGCGGGTCAGTCCGGATATTGCGGCAAATGTGGTGCAGCTGTTCCTGTGGGCACCGTCCAATTGGCTTAAGGCTGGCGGCATGCCCAACAGTCCCGAG ATCCTCCAGTGGCTGCTATCGCTGACCACCAAGATCATGTGCGAGGGCCGTCCCCAGTTGGGTGCGGGTGTGATGCCAGTGGCCACCAGTGGCAGGCGCGCGTATGTGGAGTACCTGCTCATTTGCAGCTTCCTGGCACGCGCACGACTGCGTCGCATTCGCGGCGCCCTTAATTGGATCCAGAATGTGGTGGCGTAG
- the LOC122625141 gene encoding uncharacterized protein LOC122625141 isoform X1, whose amino-acid sequence MVIAKRRDPAGLINSSSNSLQHPQSNGHPNPNPSKVDAENSLDLASSSIDELDETIQNLMLELVSESEATQVSATALNARIIELLQEYEDDLAEEKALRAELHDLEDLQSQMDLEDFQDET is encoded by the coding sequence ATGGTAATTGCCAAGCGCAGAGATCCTGCGGGCTTAATAAACTCCTCATCGAACTCCCTACAGCATCCGCAATCAAATGGCCATCCGAATCCCAATCCTAGCAAGGTGGACGCCGAGAACAGCCTGGATCTGGCGTCCAGCAGCATTGATGAGTTGGACGAGACCATCCAAAATCTGATGCTTGAGCTGGTGAGCGAATCTGAAGCGACACAGGTGTCGGCTACGGCCCTCAATGCGCGCATCATAGAACTGCTGCAAGAGTACGAGGATGATTTGGCCGAGGAGAAGGCGCTGCGCGCGGAACTGCACGATCTGGAGGACCTGCAGAGTCAGATGGATCTGGAAGATTTTCAGGATGAAACATGA
- the LOC122625141 gene encoding uncharacterized protein LOC122625141 isoform X2 encodes MHPQSNGHPNPNPSKVDAENSLDLASSSIDELDETIQNLMLELVSESEATQVSATALNARIIELLQEYEDDLAEEKALRAELHDLEDLQSQMDLEDFQDET; translated from the exons ATG CATCCGCAATCAAATGGCCATCCGAATCCCAATCCTAGCAAGGTGGACGCCGAGAACAGCCTGGATCTGGCGTCCAGCAGCATTGATGAGTTGGACGAGACCATCCAAAATCTGATGCTTGAGCTGGTGAGCGAATCTGAAGCGACACAGGTGTCGGCTACGGCCCTCAATGCGCGCATCATAGAACTGCTGCAAGAGTACGAGGATGATTTGGCCGAGGAGAAGGCGCTGCGCGCGGAACTGCACGATCTGGAGGACCTGCAGAGTCAGATGGATCTGGAAGATTTTCAGGATGAAACATGA
- the LOC122625140 gene encoding diphthine methyltransferase has product MFTTLHSEDTEYSADSVEWLTQDDGTAGFFACGTYQLVQEEGEPAAEASPKRPRKGRVYLYHFEEANGCLERLQCIETSAILDMKWLPAWNNECNPHLATVNSLGQLEIYEFLSVEKKLERHTCFCLAEEEESQEEAPLALALDWRHDGQHIQLAISDSKGGLNLLNYSPQGEIIRERSWLSHGFEAWTCAFDRWSPHLLYSGGDDMLLMAHDLRTEQRAWTNRAHMAGVTCLLSHPRHENHLLTGSYDEQLRLFDTRSMKRTLAELDLSGGIWRLKPHPAQPDLILAACMYTNFSVVELDVAAPGLSLLGAYEEHKSICYGADWAPSRNKDDASLTMATCSFYDHKLCVSRVEISK; this is encoded by the coding sequence ATGTTTACAACGCTCCACAGCGAGGATACGGAATACTCGGCGGATTCCGTGGAGTGGCTGACGCAGGATGATGGGACAGCAGGCTTCTTCGCCTGCGGCACCTATCAATTGGTCCAGGAGGAGGGGGAGCCAGCGGCGGAGGCTTCACCCAAGCGTCCACGCAAGGGTCGCGTTTATTTGTACCATTTCGAAGAAGCAAATGGCTGCCTGGAGCGGCTGCAGTGCATCGAAACGTCTGCCATTCTGGACATGAAGTGGCTGCCCGCCTGGAACAATGAATGTAATCCCCACCTGGCCACGGTTAACTCATTGGGACAGCTGGAAATCTACGAGTTCCTCAGCGTTGAAAAGAAACTGGAGAGGCACACGTGTTTCTGcctggcggaggaggaggagtcaCAGGAGGAAGCCCCGTTGGCGCTGGCCCTAGACTGGCGACACGACGGACAGCACATCCAACTGGCCATTTCCGATTCCAAAGGCGGCCTGAATCTATTGAATTACTCGCCACAGGGTGAGATAATCCGCGAGCGGTCGTGGCTGTCCCACGGCTTTGAGGCGTGGACGTGCGCCTTCGATCGCTGGTCACCGCACCTACTGTACAGCGGTGGCGACGATATGCTGCTCATGGCCCACGATTTACGCACCGAGCAGCGTGCGTGGACCAACCGGGCGCACATGGCTGGAGTCACCTGTCTGCTAAGTCATCCGCGGCACGAAAACCATCTGCTAACGGGAAGCTATGATGAGCAGCTGCGTCTTTTCGACACCCGATCGATGAAGCGAACTCTGGCCGAACTGGACTTGAGCGGAGGCATCTGGCGACTGAAGCCGCATCCCGCTCAGCCCGATCTCATCCTGGCCGCCTGCATGTACACCAACTTTAGCGTGGTGGAGCTGGATGTCGCTGCACCTGGCCTGAGTTTACTGGGCGCCTATGAGGAGCACAAGAGCATCTGTTACGGCGCTGATTGGGCTCCGTCCCGGAACAAGGACGATGCGTCCTTGACCATGGCCACTTGCTCATTCTACGATCACAAGTTGTGCGTGAGTCGCGTGGAGATTAGCAAATAA